In Eubalaena glacialis isolate mEubGla1 chromosome 3, mEubGla1.1.hap2.+ XY, whole genome shotgun sequence, the following are encoded in one genomic region:
- the LRRN2 gene encoding leucine-rich repeat neuronal protein 2, giving the protein MRLLVAPLLLAWVAGAIATVPVVPWHVPCPPRCACQVRPWYTPLSSYREATTVDCNDLFLTAVPPALPAGTQTLLLQSNGIVRVDQSELGYLANLTELDLSQNSFSDTRDCDFRALPQLLSLHLEENQLTRLEDHSFAGLASLQELYLNHNQLYRIAPRAFAGLSNLLRLHLNSNLLRAVDSRWFEMLPSLEILMIGGNKVDAILDMNFRPLANLRSLVLAGMNLREISDYALEGLQSLESLSFYDNLLARVPRRALEQVPGLKFLDLNKNPLQRVGPGDFANMLHLKELGLNNMEELVSIDKFALVNLPELTKLDITNNPRLSFIHPRAFHHLPQMETLMLNNNALSALHQQTVESLPNLQEVGLHGNPIRCDCVIRWANATGTHVRFIEPQSTLCAEPPDLQRRPVREVPFREMTDHCLPLISPRSFPASLQVASGESLVLHCRALAEPEPEIYWVTPAGVRLTAARAGRKYRVYPEGTLELRRVTAEEAGLYTCVAQNLVGADTKTVSVVVGRAPLQPGRGKGWGLELQVQETHPYHILLSWVSPPNTVSTNLTWSSASTLQGHRATALARLPRGTHSYNITRLLQATEYWACLQVAFADAHTQLACVWARTKEATPCHRGLGDQPGLIAILALTILLLAAGLAAHLGSGQPRQGVGGRPLLPAWAFWGWSTPSARVVSAPLVLHWNPGRKLPRSSEGETLSPPLSQNS; this is encoded by the coding sequence ATGAGGCTGCTTGTGGCACCCCTCTTGCTAGCTTGGGTGGCTGGTGCCATTGCCACTGTGCCCGTGGTACCTTGGCACGTGCCCTGCCCCCCTCGGTGTGCCTGCCAGGTCCGGCCCTGGTATACACCCCTATCGTCCTACCGCGAGGCCACCACTGTGGACTGCAATGACCTATTCCTGACAGCTGTGCCCCCGGCGCTGCCCGCAGGCACGCAGACCCTGCTGCTACAGAGCAACGGCATCGTCCGCGTGGACCAGAGTGAGCTCGGCTACCTGGCCAATCTCACAGAGCTGGACCTGTCCCAGAACAGCTTTTCAGACACCCGAGACTGTGATTTCCGTGCCCTGccccagctgctgagcctgcacctGGAGGAGAACCAGCTGACCCGGCTGGAGGACCACAGCTTTGCAGGGCTGGCCAGCCTTCAGGAACTCTATCTCAACCACAACCAGCTCTACCGCATCGCCCCAAGGGCCTTCGCCGGCCTCAGCAACCTGCTGCGGCTACACCTCAACTCCAACCTGCTGAGGGCCGTGGACAGCCGCTGGTTCGAGATGCTGCCCAGCCTGGAGATCCTCATGATCGGTGGCAACAAAGTGGACGCCATCTTGGACATGAACTTCCGGCCCCTGGCCAACCTGCGCAGCCTGGTGCTCGCAGGTATGAACCTGCGGGAGATCTCTGACTACGCCCTGGAGGGGCTTCAAAGCCTGGAGAGCCTCTCCTTCTATGACAACCTGCTGGCCCGGGTACCCCGGCGGGCGCTGGAGCAGGTGCCTGGGCTCAAGTTCCTAGACCTGAACAAGAACCCGCTCCAGCGGGTGGGGCCCGGGGACTTTGCCAACATGTTGCACCTCAAGGAGCTGGGGCTGAACAACATGGAGGAACTGGTTTCCATTGACAAGTTTGCCCTGGTCAACCTCCCTGAGCTGACCAAGCTGGACATCACCAACAACCCCCGGCTGTCCTTCATCCACCCCCGCGCCTTCCATCATCTGCCCCAGATGGAGACCCTCATGCTCAACAACAATGCTCTCAGTGCCTTGCACCAGCAGACAGTGGAGTCCCTGCCCAACCTGCAGGAGGTGGGTCTCCATGGCAACCCCATCCGCTGTGACTGTGTCATCCGCTGGGCCAATGCCACGGGCACCCATGTCCGCTTCATCGAGCCTCAGTCCACCCTGTGTGCCGAGCCACCAGACCTCCAGCGCCGCCCAGTGCGGGAGGTGCCCTTCCGGGAGATGACGGACCACTGCCTGCCCCTCATCTCCCCCCGCAGCTTCCCCGCCAGCCTCCAGGTGGCCAGTGGAGAGAGCCTGGTGCTACACTGCCGGGCGCTGGCTGAACCAGAACCCGAGATCTACTGGGTCACTCCAGCTGGGGTTCGACTGACGGCTGCCCGGGCAGGCAGGAAGTACCGGGTGTACCCTGAGGGGACCCTGGAGCTGCGGAGGGTGACAGCGGAAGAGGCAGGGCTGTACACCTGTGTGGCCCAGAACCTGGTAGGGGCTGACACTAAGACTGTTAGTGTGGTTGTTGGCCGGGCTCCCCTGCAGCCAGGCAGAGGCAAGGGATGGGGTCTGGAACTCCAGGTGCAGGAGACTCACCCCTATCACATCCTGCTGTCTTGGGTCTCCCCACCCAACACAGTCTCCACCAACCTCACCTGGTCCAGTGCCTCCACCCTCCAGGGCCACAGGGCCACTGCTCTGGCCCGCCTGCCACGGGGTACCCACAGCTACAACATCACCCGCCTCCTTCAGGCCACGGAGTACTGGGCCTGCCTGCAAGTGGCCTTTGCTGATGCCCACACCCAGTTGGCATGTGTATGGGCCAGGACTAAAGAGGCCACTCCTTGTCACAGAGGCTTAGGGGACCAACCTGGGCTCATAGCCATCCTGGCTCTCACCATCCTCCTGCTGGCAGCCGGGCTGGCAGCCCACCTTGGCAGTGGCCAGCCCAGGCAGGGAGTGGGTGGGCGGCCTCTCCTTCCAGCCTGGGCTTTCTGGGGCTGGAGCACCCCCTCAGCCCGGGTGGTATCTGCACCCCTTGTCCTGCACTGGAATCCGGGGAGGAAGCTGCCCAGGTCCTCAGAAGGGGAGACGCTGTCACCACCATTGTCGCAAAATTCCTGA